The Gouania willdenowi chromosome 7, fGouWil2.1, whole genome shotgun sequence genome includes a window with the following:
- the sox18 gene encoding transcription factor Sox-18, translated as MSSLDPSVCREDMMCPRRRSITDLWTSEPQSPASDPELGLDHSVSEDHLRTAEQSPDTGASGTGCVDSKVTEVEQRIRRPMNAFMVWAKDERKRLAVQNPDLHNAVLSKMLGQSWKALCATDKRPFVEEAERLRLQHLHDHPHYKYRPRRKKTTKKLRRVEPGLLMHGVSGGSVYGHAHHQHHQHLLPTRGHYRDMQGPLDLDYGLPTPEMSPLDVVDDRVGESVFFPQHIQDEAAMGGWGGYHYNQQCPAHYKQSPAPLSPALSCSSRTVSRSCRHGPADTKLSPLVALRNPVMVPPLIPDSASLDSYTPSHINLSEPVKSQQAALNTPPVSYYNHMYGSSSPFPPSHLGQLSPPPDSSPSSCSSSSLPSSTFSHAVHGPSSSAEFWSEVDRHEFDQYVTFSRGQEDTLSQRGNNDRDGGIGLMGLCDGGVSVSSTLISALSDASSAVYYSACITG; from the exons ATGAGTTCATTAGACCCCAGCGTGTGCAGGGAGGACATGATGTGTCCCAGAAGGAGGTCTATCACTGACCTTTGGACCTCAGAACCTCAGAGTCCAGCCTCAGACCCTGAACTGGGTTTGGACCACAGCGTGTCTGAGGACCACCTGAGGACAGCAGAGCAGAGTCCTGACACTGGAGCATCTGGGACGGGTTGCGTGGACTCAAAGGTCACGGAGGTGGAGCAGAGGATCCGTAGACCCATGAACGCCTTCATGGTTTGGGCCAAAGACGAGAGGAAGAGGTTGGCGGTTCAGAACCCAGACCTGCACAACGCTGTGCTCAGCAAGATGCTCG GTCAGTCGTGGAAGGCGCTCTGTGCCACAGACAAACGTCCCTTTGTGGAGGAGGCCGAGAGGCTCCGCCTCCAGCACCTCCATGACCACCCCCACTACAAGTACCGCCCTCGCCGCAAGAAGACCACCAAGAAGCTGAGGAGGGTGGAGCCAGGCCTGCTGATGCACGGCGTCTCTGGAGGTTCTGTTTACGGACACGCCCACCATCAGCATCACCAGCACCTGCTGCCCACCAGGGGCCACTACAGGGACATGCAGGGGCCCCTGGACCTGGACTACGGCCTCCCCACCCCTGAGATGTCTCCTCTTGACGTGGTGGACGACAGGGTGGGGGAGTCCGTGTTTTTTCCTCAGCACATTCAGGATGAGGCAGCAATGGGGGGATGGGGCGGATACCATTACAACCAGCAGTGCCCTGCCCACTACAAGCAGAGCCCCGCCCCCCTGAGTCCTGCtttgagctgcagcagcaggacCGTGAGCAGGAGCTGCAGACATGGACCTGCTGACACTAAACTCAGTCCACTGGTCGCTCTCAGGAACCCTGTCATGGTCCCGCCCCTCATTCCTGACTCCGCCTCTTTAGATTCCTACACGCCGTCACACATCAACCTGTCAGAGCCAGTGAAAAGCCAGCAGGCAGCACTGAACACGCCCCCTGTTAGCTACTACAACCACATGTATGGAAGCTCCTCCCCATTCCCTCCATCCCACCTGGGACAGCTGTCTCCTCCCCCTGACTCCTCCCCTTCATCttgctcctcttcctcacttcCTTCGTCCACGTTCTCCCACGCCGTGCACGGCCCCTCCTCCTCTGCTGAGTTCTGGTCCGAGGTTGACCGCCACGAGTTTGACCAGTACGTGACCTTCAGCAGAGGTCAGGAGGACACGCTGAGTCAGCGTGGGAATAACGACAGGGACGGTGGCATTGGGCTGATGGGTTTGTGCGATGGCGGCGTTAGTGTTAGCAGCACGCTAATCTCTGCCCTGTCCGACGCCAGCAGCGCCGTTTACTACAGCGCCTGCATCACAGGGTGA